One part of the Piliocolobus tephrosceles isolate RC106 unplaced genomic scaffold, ASM277652v3 unscaffolded_741, whole genome shotgun sequence genome encodes these proteins:
- the LOC113220272 gene encoding nuclear pore complex-interacting protein family member B3-like → MDTLPACPRVLLPPTPDDFQTLQTPPDCLRTIQTPPECHLVPFPPPPPDDFQTLQTPPECLRTLPTPPECLRVPLPPSRPDDFQTLQTPPECLWTLQTPPECLRVPLVPSPPDDFQTMPPECLLVPLPPSPPYDFQTLQTPPECVMVPLPPSPPDDFLTLQMPPECLWVPLPPSPLDDLQAVQTPPVSLGTSSTFST, encoded by the exons ATGGACACGCTTCCCGCGTGTCCTCGTGTACTTCTTCCACCTACACCTGATGATTTTCAGACACTGCAGACGCCACCCGACTGTCTTCGG ACAATACAGACGCCTCCCGAGTGTCACCTGGTACCttttccacctcctccacctgaTGATTTTCAGACACTGCAGACGCCACCAGAGTGTCTTCGG ACACTGCCGACGCCTCCCGAGTGTCTTCGGGTACCTCTTCCACCTTCTCGACCTGATGATTTTCAGACACTGCAGACGCCTCCCGAGTGTCTTTGG ACACTGCAGACGCCACCTGAGTGTCTTCGGGTACCTCTTGTACCTTCTCCACCTGATGATTTTCAGACA ATGCCACCCGAGTGTCTTCTGGTAcctcttccaccttctccacctTATGATTTTCAGACACTGCAGACGCCACCCGAGTGTGTTATGGTAcctcttccaccttctccacctGATGATTTTCTGACACTGCAGATGCCACCTGAATGTCTTTGGGTACCTCTTCCACCTTCTCCGCTTGATGATTTGCAGGCAGTGCAGACACCACCCGTGTCTTTGGGTAcctcttccaccttctccacctGA